The following coding sequences lie in one Hydrogenophaga sp. PBL-H3 genomic window:
- the pobA gene encoding 4-hydroxybenzoate 3-monooxygenase, producing the protein MRTQVAIIGAGPSGLLLGQLLHKAGIDNIIIERQSGDYVLGRIRAGILEQITVDLLAEAGVGERVKTDGTVHHSIELVFSGKRHAIDVHGLTGGKVVTAYGQTEVTRDLMDARSAAGLPTVYSAANVTVNDFDTDHPVVRYEKDGQTHEVTCDFIAGCDGFHGVCRASVPEGAITEYEKVYPFGWLGVLADVPPVSTHAIVYANSERGFGLCSMRSLTRSRYYVQCPIDDKVEAWSDDRFWDELRRRLDPDMAERMVTGPSIEKSIAPLRSFVAEPMRFGRLFLAGDAAHIVPPTGAKGLNLAASDVKYLSSAFIDHYIEKSSAGIDNYSQQALARVWRAERFSWWLTSLMHQFPDTAGFGQKVQEAELDYLVNSEALSRSLAENYVGLPLDFDVGLPLDFGRR; encoded by the coding sequence ATGAGAACCCAGGTCGCCATCATCGGCGCCGGCCCGTCGGGCCTGCTGCTCGGCCAGTTGCTGCACAAGGCCGGCATCGACAACATCATCATCGAGCGCCAGAGCGGCGACTACGTCCTGGGCCGCATCCGCGCCGGCATCCTGGAACAGATCACGGTGGACTTGCTGGCCGAGGCCGGCGTGGGCGAACGCGTGAAAACCGACGGCACGGTGCACCACAGCATCGAGCTGGTGTTTTCCGGCAAACGCCACGCCATCGACGTGCACGGGCTCACCGGCGGCAAGGTGGTCACGGCCTATGGCCAGACCGAAGTGACGCGCGACCTGATGGACGCGCGCAGCGCCGCCGGCCTGCCCACCGTCTACAGCGCGGCCAACGTGACGGTGAACGACTTCGACACCGACCACCCGGTGGTGCGCTACGAGAAAGACGGCCAGACCCATGAAGTGACCTGTGACTTCATCGCCGGCTGCGACGGCTTTCACGGCGTGTGCCGCGCCAGCGTGCCCGAGGGCGCCATCACCGAGTACGAGAAGGTCTACCCGTTTGGCTGGCTTGGTGTACTGGCCGATGTGCCACCTGTGTCGACCCACGCCATCGTCTACGCCAACAGCGAACGCGGATTTGGCCTGTGCTCCATGCGCAGCCTCACGCGCAGCCGCTACTACGTGCAGTGCCCGATTGACGACAAGGTCGAGGCCTGGAGCGATGACCGTTTCTGGGACGAACTGCGCCGACGGCTGGACCCCGACATGGCCGAGCGCATGGTCACCGGCCCCAGCATCGAGAAAAGCATTGCGCCACTTCGCAGCTTCGTGGCCGAGCCCATGCGCTTCGGGCGTTTGTTCCTCGCGGGCGATGCGGCGCACATCGTGCCGCCCACCGGCGCCAAGGGCCTGAACCTGGCGGCCAGCGACGTGAAGTACCTCTCCAGCGCCTTCATCGACCACTACATCGAGAAATCCAGCGCCGGCATCGACAACTACTCGCAGCAGGCACTGGCCCGCGTGTGGCGCGCCGAGCGCTTCAGCTGGTGGCTCACCTCGCTCATGCACCAGTTCCCCGACACCGCGGGCTTCGGCCAGAAGGTGCAGGAGGCTGAGCTGGATTACCTGGTGAATTCCGAAGCGCTGTCGCGCTCGCTGGCCGAGAACTACGTCGGGTTACCACTGGACTTCGACGTCGGGTTACCACTGGACTTCGGGCGCCGCTGA